GTTGCATAGTTAAACGAAGAATGGCTACTTTTTTTCATCTGATTGTCATATTGTACGCTTGATTTTCCCTTTTAATTCCCTATTTTTTTGTAAGATGAAATTCTACAAGAATCTACAAATTTATTGCGTATTAAAGTTACATCACATCATCATTGTTAACCCTTTGACCTTAGTCATATCTACtcgataaatattaaaaaaataaaatgtcttAATCAATATGTGTACCCTGAAAATTGTTATAATCAGAGTAATTCAGTACATGGATTATGCAATAGATGAAAATGCACATTTTTATTACGTATATATCGATGTCTGATAagcattttaattatttttgacGGTACACTATGTCCcagtaaacatatatatatatatatatatatatatatatatatatatatatatattacaaactTAAGAACTTTTGCAAACATACACTGAAGATATCTTGTAGGCTTACAAGAAGTGGAATAAACTCTAAGTGATGtatgtaatatatattataGAGCATTCAGTGtcaatagttttttttagtCGGCTTCATTAGAAGCGGCTACATTTTATTAAACAGATACTACTAATTGAGTTAATAAGTACCACTTTGTATCACGCCGATTAAAGCCAGTAGGTGAAAACAGTAGCCAGTGTCTTATTAGTAGTAATTTCATTAACTTAATGACTAGCTTGCAGATGTTGCCTCAGAAACTCAATTAACTCCAGTGACTAAATAACGGTACGTTACTTACTTTTCAATAACTGACTTGTGTAATATATTCtgtctttaaataaataaaatagccAGCATCAACACATATGTTAATATCAATGATTACAAAACCGAACAATATGGttttgaaaatttgagaaaTCTTAAGTTTTCTTCATATTGTAGCCAGACCAATAAAATTTGAATCAAAGGTTTCCTGTCTGTTCCTTATATAAGTCACATTTAGAGCGAACTATAGAAGACCATATAGCACTGAACAGCTTTTTTGTTCGGATTTTAAACTACTCACTATTGCATAACCTTAAACACAGTTGGAGTCGCGATCTTCAGATCTAGGGTGAGACAATGAGTAAGAACACAATGACTTATTTCCAACATTAATCAGCTTGTAATATAGCACGTTCCTCATTCATCTCATCAGTGATAAATACATTATTCTACATATCAAGGTTtcccacataaactccaaaAAATCCATCTCGACGGTAATCACTAATAAGAATATAATTAGTATGCGATTCTCAATATTGAAACGAATAAAGTTTACACTTTGCCAATAAGTGGCAATTAAGAGTTGGAAAACGGTACCCAACGCCCCAAGAGCGATAATAGACTTAATTGAGTAAGTAAGAGTTTAAAGCTTGTTTGTAAAAATTATGAGGATTGGGTTCTGTAAATTAATGAGTAGTGCTGGTTTTAGCATAAAGTTATCTAGTCAAAACTTAGATAGAAATGAGCAAATATGATTGCTGAAAAGTGTGGTTATCTACAAGAATTTTATTCCCTTTTGTTGAAAAGTATAGATTCTCAGTACACGTAGTATACAAAACATCTATACTGAATGGTATATGAAGCTGTGGAAATCTGAGTTATCTGACTGCTAAACTATTCATTACTAATTGTTATGAATTCAATTTTCGGTTGCATTTATCGTGCACGCAGATGGTGAATAATACTAAGTTAGTGATGATAAAACTATCAAGTGCTTCTTGATTTTCACTAGTTCACCATCTGTTGACGATCGATCAAGTGAACAGTATATTCACATCAAGTGTATTTGCATATATCAACCTATTCAGACGATTGTATATTTAGTGATGTACTTCACAGACTGAGAGTGGCTAGACACCAATTTCAAGAGGGAAACGAGTTggtatatttttcattttggTATAATATTCGTTATCAGTAAGCATCCATGACCACTCCTGTAATCGAATTTAAAAAGATGAGGTAGTAGATTTTTCTCTATCTGCTCTAACTCAtcctgtggtgtatgctacttatgctaccagatataagtagtatgtatcaccaatcgaaagtgaaatgcctggagatAGAAGGTTAAGATTAtttaagaaaagagaacgagaacaaagaatgattggtgtgggaACGAAAGAATAATgtagtctgagacaattgatcgacattttgcaaatgaattatttgctgtatggttctcaaattttactaagatgttctgtaattttgtgttcaaatacatttgattgtccccgcCTATGTtatcgttcactacaatactgcCCACTTGAAATGGATCACACATAAGTGCTTGTCTATTAAGATCCAGTCTATGAGGGTCTAACATACTTTTGAACTTGATTCCATTCCTAACCGATCAAAGCCTTTGTAAGAAAAATGTAATTCCCCAAGTATACAGGTTATTAGTCAAGGAGGTTATCTACGTATACTGAGTGAGGTCACGCAGATGTCCATACTTGAACCCAGAGTGCATGTTTTGTAGACACAGTATATGCACAATTCAAGAGTTCTAACTAGATAaacctgttgtcctatttgaaATGACGTCCGAATATTGACACCTCCAACATTTAGTTCAGAGGATAGTTTCAGTAAACCAGGAATAAAATCTTGTGAATTTAATTTGTTAGCAATGCTTCGGTGATAAAGTAACAGGAAGAAGGTTGATAGTGAGGATAGAAAGAATATTGAGAATTGACCAAGTGTTTGATTGTGAACAAGAGGATCTTGAGTTCCACTATAGTTATCTGGGCTGTTATTATCTCCTGGGTACCCGAACAGTGGAAAAGTGCTTATTGAGATGCCTGAAAAAATGAAATGGATTGTTAGCGGTCATAGTTACCTGGGAATGTGACCTCAGAGCCCAAGGGACAAATACTCCAGACCATTGTCCATCTAATCTGACTGGTGTGATAATATGATATGAATTAAAGGAGCAATTGTGTCAACTAACATAGCTCTTCTGATTCTTCACGATATGAAAGTTTGATGACTACGTCAAAGTAACAGCTACTATCGGGGTTGTTAGTTGCAGGCATAATTAATCATGGTTCTGTGTGTACGATCCCTAGTCGAAATCAGAGAAGAAGAAATGAAGAGCAAAAGAATAAATACGACCAAACTATTGTGATACTGATAGATAGCTGCTCCATAATGATAATGCGTCACACACTCAGCAGGGACTCTCCAATTATCCCACTCGTCAAATTCGATTATAACAATAGATCACTTTTCTCAGTCACAGAACTTATTCTACAGAGATTTACTTCTATTAAAATACAAAATGGTCATGAGGAAGAGCCACTTAGATGACGTAAAGACAACAAAAAAAGATGACTAAACAAATGTAGAGCTTGTCTTCTGGAAACATACAGGGGCGTTGTTGACAATGGAAACTAAGGAGATACAAGTGCTTACATACCCTCCATTATGAAAGGCAAACCGTTTTAGCCTCaattcatttttttgttgttgatagaATATGTATCATCCAAAGCTGTATGTCACTGATTAAACAATAGTATAATGTCCTTTGATTTTCAAGTTTTATCCAGTTAACATCGGTACCTAACTATAAGTATTTTCAAAACCAACTTTAATCACAGCAACCTACTTATTAGAATAAGAGTTTTCACTAAAGTTTACAGTAATTGATATTTACCTTCACCTTGAAACAGACGTGCATTTTCACATACCTGTAAACATTGACACATTATACATGgatgtgtatttataaacatCTATGTGAAATCAAAGGTTAATCACTTTAATTTTGATATGTGAATATTATTGTAGACTAATGGACGATTAGTAatagttaaaataataatagtattgacTACCTCTATCTAAATGCTTATCATTATTCGAATAATGAATGTATGACGAAATGTATGACAGAaaggaagtatcacagccctcacacaaatcaaatgagatttgtgcggcgcatatatatttggtgctcccttgtaccgacatttatgtgtttgaataaataataaataaaatgaagtgtTTATTGATATGATAAAGTACAAATACCATTACCGCGACTATGGGAAAACAGcggaataaataattaattttcacaTCTTTTACTCTTATACAAAACGGAATAAGAAAGTTCCAAATTCCAAAAGTTATTTATTGTTGATTAGTTTGTTGTTTAAATATCTAAATTCTGAGTTCAATATCAGGTTGAACATAGATAACGGACTGGCAGACAATCTTTTATTGACTTATGTCGTTATGTTTTCTTATAACATTATCTCTTGTTGATTTTAACTTTATGGCGAGGTGATGGAgttctttttaaataaaattcatttgaaGAAACTTTGCACTGTATTGATTATATGAAGTTTCAGTAAACTCTACCACCAGTTGTCAGTATAAATTGTCTTATTTTCGATAATTTATCTTGCATTTAGAAATCTTATTAATAGaatataaatatcatttctAGTTACCAGTAACTTGCGTATATTGCTTGTTTATTGACAAGTGTAGCGTTCTTTATTCTGATTGCACTGGTTTTATTTAGTTATCTTTCTCTTGGAGATTTCTTTCCTTTCAGTGAAGTCCATTTTTAGAATCATTTTTGTGGGATACTAAATGGTTAAAATGTTCTAATTAGTGAATTACGAAAAATTAGCTTATGATGGGGTGTTAATTTTAAATGGTACTCTAAAATTACGTTAAAACTCACAAACTTATCAAATGGAAATGTGGATAGGGTTACTTCACTTGTTGTTTAAATTTTAGAAATATCTCTCATGGGATTTTAACAGTATCCAGATAGTGATGTAATATTGTGTAGACATTTTGCCGAGAGGTCTTAAACTTGGCTGAAATACAAATTCTGTCATTCTTGATTTACTGAATAGTTTCAGTCGATGAGGTCAACTACTTGCTAAAAAATATTAAACTAAATTTCGATTTTTCGCATCCGGGATTTCACTGTCTGAACCATCCAACTTTGCTAAACATGttggcaatattgaggcaatctgTAAAGAATGTGCATATGTCGAAAATaattgatcaatcgcagtccgataatataaatgggaagattcaaacaaccaatagaaAAGAATTAAATTGTAATTGTAATGGTAATGTTTACATGTATATTTTGGGAGCAACTGAATGGCTTGAAGACAGTTTTCATGAGAACGCTATTTTAACTCCGGATTTGAGGGGTGTTGGGAAAATCACAATCCAGTAAATACTTCGATTTACTCTCTGAGTAGTGATTACTTTTAATGAAATCTAAATGTGATGGTGAAAATTTCTGAGTTAACAATATAACTGTGATTATATTGTATATAATTTTTTACTTTATGATGGATATTTTTCAGTAtgaggatttgtgaagattgcggtattttcacagttgaaatcatgagttgatctaagctagaccaccgttgagaacctggaagcaatcgacggccatttcatcttagtatgggactcctcgacagtccgcatccacgatcccgcatgcgagacattaataccgttggataccgaatcttcggtctatcggttaagtgttcgctcGCGGGATTGTGGATACGCATTGTTGgagagtcccgtactaggacgaaaaggtcgtcgagtacttccaggttttcaatggtgtccTAGCCTAGAtcaactcgtgatttcaactgtgaaaattttCCAAACAATACAGTTGACTTTCCCTCATGAATAACAATTTTTAGTGTATACATATTATGTGCCTTGTGAATTTGTAAATCCCCATCTGATCTGGTGGAATGTCCTCAtctaatgaaaactaaaactaTGATACAATTTTATACCAATAATGCGTTGTCTAGTTCTTAACAAATCAATGATTGGACAATTCACTTTATGTGATGATCTGCTAAATTAATTCACACCTGAACGTAATGAACCCCGaacattattattcatattcctGTTTTTCAAATTTCATCTCCTTTTTTTCTATTCCATATTGTTCTTTCCTCCATTAATTTCAACTTGACTACTATCATCAGGTGCATACTGTTGCTAAAGTTTTCAAGAAATCGCTTCAACTCTATACATAGACATATAGACCAACGGGGAACGTATATTTCTTTATGTATACAAATATGTATTTGAATCCCACCTAGTAGAAAATGTCTAGAATCTCCTTGTTAGTTTCTCTGAAAGGGTAGGAAAGTATATATGAAAACACTGTGGTGCAATATCTCACCTGTATCCTAATTGGTTAAATAGGTTCATATATACGTACATACATAACATATATGTATGGATATGAATAGTAAAACTGTTAACCTATTTGCCCACGTGTTAACCAGTGGTTTTTGTAAAGGTTTATGTAGGCGTGGTATGATGTTACCTCtatcatatatatttcaaaaatagTAGGTGAAATGCTGCAACCTATTTTGCCAGGTGGTATGGTAAATGGGCATGTGTATGGTGGTGGGGAGGGTAGTGAGAAGTAGAATTTATAGAAAGGGAGTAAAAACTCACCTTGATTTGAAACGAGTGAGATTCAGATAGAAGGTAAACACACCGTCATAAGTGTTTGTATGTCTCACAAAAATTCATCAGATACTTTCTGTGATCACAGAATTCAAATGAGATCAATTAATCCATTTCTTTTTACCTCTTTTACTTATCTTAAAGATGACTATCATATgctaaaatgtatttttgacaAATTTCCAGACCATACTGAGCAATAtcaaacattgaaaacctgtgaATTTCCAAATTATTTAACTCCTGACATATCTACTGGAAGTATAGCAAACCCACCATTAATGTTGATAACATCAACTTCAAGGATGATCAGTACTTCAGATTGTTCCTCTACTTCATGTTCAGTATTGTCATCCTTATCATCCTCTTCGACATCTTCATCATCATGTGAACCTGATTCAAAAAAATTAAAGATTTCTATAGAGCATAAATCATCGTTCAAAAGTGGAAGAATACTGTCTAAACAGTTGACAATGAGTAAAATGGGGTTATACCCCGATGCATCAACAGAAACATTAAAAGTGAATCAACATGTAAAACAATCTCAACAAAATATCGCGTTAACTAATTATTCCATTCAACCAAAATTGGATAAACATGAACATAATGATTCAGTGCAGCAACAACATTCAACTATGGAAACTGATACATCTACACGTAATACACCAATATGTAGTCAATGTGGTAAACAATTTGCTAATATTTATCGTTTACACAGACATTTACTTAGTCACACTGAAAGCTATGAATTACGCAAATTCCGTTGTTCTCAGTGCACAAAAGCATTTAAATTTAAGCATCATTTAAAAGAACATGAAAGAATTCATAGTGGTGAAAAACCATTTATGTGTTCGCAATGTGGTAAACGTTTTAGTCATTCCGGTTCATATTCAAGTCATATGTCAAGCAAAAAATGTAATATCAGTGGTAACATTAATAATGAAACTAACACAACAACTACACATACTCCTAATGTCAGTATTTATCATGACAAAAATAGTAACGATGTTGGTCAAATGTTTGCAACTGATGATACTCCTATGAATCAATtgtcttttaataaaataaaccaaCTCACATCATCTTTTGAATTACACAAAAGCAAGGTAAATGTATTAAATAGAGAACATGACATTAAAAATAGTATTCATATCAGTGAAGACACTGAACTCAGCTCTGTTTCAAATATATTAGAATCTGTCAATCAAGTTAATAACGcggattattttttaaaatttaatcattttaaacTAGATAACTATTTGCCAGCTAATTCATCCAACCAGTTTAATTCACATTTGAAAAGTGATGAAATTAGTGAACATGTTCAcagtactactactagtagtagtattatttccACTTTAACTACCATTGCTAATGATAGTAATTTGCATCATGAGGATGAACAACCTGACGAATTATTAAGTAATCAGTATGATTCGAAAAATTTGTCTAAATCAGAGTTAGAAATACAAAATTTAGCAATTATGCTTGGAATGAAACTAGAAAATGCGAAACAGTTGTTTCAACATTTGTATACAACTGAACAACAATGTTTGGAACAGAAAAAACAATTTGTCAATGCCTACAATACACAATATTCGCACTATTATCCACTACAACATGCAAAGATAATCACATCTTCACCAGTGATCTCAGCAGTAAATAATCATGAATTAGTTATTCGTCAACCAAAGTCATTCAGTGATAACAGTTTTACCAAGTATGAAAGTTATAAAGTGGATAATTATACTTCGAACTCATTATCATCCTCTGCCTTTTTCTCTACCTTACCATCTTTctcaccattatcatcatcaccatcaataTCCTATCTTGGTGTTTCTTCATTATCGTCCATATCAACAACAAATGTGACAAGTTTATCATCGACAGTGTGCTCATCTGATTATTCACAACAGGATCCATCGATGGTATTCTGTCAACTATCTCCAGATATCATGAAACATATAATTTCTAATTTACACAGAAATAATGTATTGAATTACTCAACTCCACTATCATCCTTTACTCGTAAACAACAGGATTTCAATTCATGCATCATGGAAACACTGCAATCCCCACCGTCATCACCACCAGCACAATCATCACCGTTGGAAATCATGATGACAGCGATGACGACGAAAACTGCACAACCAAGTACATTTGTACAACAGGAGAAAGAAACGATTTCGGAATGTCGAAGTGAAAAGCTTCATGAAGATCAAGAAAAGGCTTTAGATTTGTCATTGCCTCGAATAAAACCTGATGATATGCCATTAAGTATAGACAGTCAACAGTTTAACTTTTCAAATTCTTATCAACCGGACATTCATAAATCCCCTAACCTAATGTGGTCAACATCATCAACAATGACATTTATGGAAGCGGCTACTGCAGCGGT
The sequence above is drawn from the Schistosoma mansoni, WGS project CABG00000000 data, supercontig 0111, strain Puerto Rico, whole genome shotgun sequence genome and encodes:
- a CDS encoding transcription factor, putative, translating into MLKCIFDKFPDHTEQYQTLKTCEFPNYLTPDISTGSIANPPLMLITSTSRMISTSDCSSTSCSVLSSLSSSSTSSSSCEPDSKKLKISIEHKSSFKSGRILSKQLTMSKMGLYPDASTETLKVNQHVKQSQQNIALTNYSIQPKLDKHEHNDSVQQQHSTMETDTSTLHKSIFKHHLKEHERIHSGEKPFMCSQCGKRFSHSGSYSSHMSSKKCNISGNINNETNTTTTHTPNVSIYHDKNSNDVGQMFATDDTPMNQLSFNKINQLTSSFELHKSKFNSHLKSDEISEHVHSTTTSSSIISTLTTIANDSNLHHEDEQPDELLSNQYDSKNLSKSELEIQNLAIMLGMKLENAKQLFQHLYTTEQQCLEQKKQFVNAYNTQYSHYYPLQHAKIITSSPVISAVNNHELVIRQPKSFSDNSFTKYESYKVDNYTSNSLSSSAFFSTLPSFSPLSSSPSISYLGVSSLSSISTTNVTSLSSTVCSSDYSQQDPSMVFCQLSPDIMKHIISNLHRNNVLNYSTPLSSFTRKQQDFNSCIMETLQSPPSSPPAQSSPLEIMMTAMTTKTAQPSTFVQQEKETISECRSEKLHEDQEKALDLSLPRIKPDDMPLSIDSQQFNFSNSYQPDIHKSPNLMWSTSSTMTFMEAATAAVAAVSFLSRTSNEMNYSNQNLEHLNDISIKDLSQSSRLISPNNSSWAYELNRNCIHNISDSSNDCKTVRNNYYNTNEFDYSTYVKTTMDKRSVVNALRDAENSSTQINELQDTGDRIQSDKKINGHINDNNYYNHLYHLSVCEKLVKCGKSNNSLNDSINGSISSCSDGVNNTEVFACDQCQKVFSKHSSLSRHKYEHTGELISYKYDLIFVKQVTDFYISL